A part of Drosophila bipectinata strain 14024-0381.07 chromosome 3L, DbipHiC1v2, whole genome shotgun sequence genomic DNA contains:
- the sti gene encoding citron Rho-interacting kinase isoform X1 has translation MPPQLDPISVRTARLNNIILGKGVGVSAKPATGASSRRSIVPVSTTSAALAETVCREGLLDAFCLLYNECDKDSLKKRDRNIAEFVNKFRPIVEETRKLRVNADDFLIKALIGQGYFGNVHLVVERQTNDIYAMKKIKKSVVTTSQVKEERDIMSTRHSEWLINLQYAFQDNDNLYLIMEYMPGGDLLSLMSRHGPFDEDLARFYLAELTVALHTLHEMGYVHRDIKPENILIDRFGHIKLADFGNAAALDRDGHVLSLSPVGTPDYIAPELLQTISTYKLSKSMHDVSRTVSCDYWSMGIIGYELICETTPFHEENVHETYSKILSHCEESHLKELISFPSDLKVSHNYRNLIESLVTNPSRRLSYERIKKHPFFDEIQWGSIRSQVPPIIPTIKSDDDTSNFEDGTRHKSRRDPGVAKKSLTTNMKSHDFSGKDLPFIGYSFVHMEKSALTGSSDEKLQEKLKELQHKLKTRENEISMLKQDLMRAQQSLKKTDNKSQVVVDAKMEIKKLQQIIKEKTMELANCKTQIKTLQSSAKIDEEMWSKKEATITDLLRLNRQKYEEAKIASEQRYEKQLADKKQELASTLEKLDAREMEFNFKSEECKHLSDKLQNYKDMLKQLKEQNLRNEANNEEQKRQMAESYEQKLTDLRKKVRDSQDTHRRMTMEIKEIRTELDESLCSSKSTQEAKMATERNIEEILKRLNQEIASNNDLHAEKVKLETKLQLRENETQEARAECQRLERELQLVECRCQLAESSLASHASPYETAPGSLTELNAIEDQLRADLVAAKEGETHQKGRADQLQALVTKLEQMLERFNEQSLSPTKGHSTRKPGTETVGDILERQNEKLEDKLAAVREQMIVERQAARTANLSLWKVEKQLEEALSEKKMLARRMELTEDRIKKAQNANEESQRMLKTAQEETRQRDSKIEELKQELAAAKREVLKEHRQWEKAEQERMKCKSEIIEHLANVHKLEQQETELKQKLKQIQTRFDGVTLENKSIQRELQEERSRSLATNDTTLALQKELKQLKDNFQRLKYACSITDNQLTEVETMLKSEQERNKSQKSQLDAVHLKLRERNDQLTELRKELSAIESEKRLSEQRAQVLASEIEELRENLKDQQKRMIAQQDQLVEQTNALFATQERAELLDGQNANYQVQSADSERELISLKEENARILSELFHRKEEVAILQAQIRDLEAAQSDLNAEIDSLQDTLAEKEQFYVQRDIKSMATLAQHKKLIDYLQLKVEDLSSKKKKTLADKLFGSSHTNKENVSPNDVESSILYRALKEELKREQKVSSMLKEQVAQLNGTATLRSPRKSTMVNEDSDAPKQRPVSIAAVPRSPQKDKATLKRTKSQVELKTSEKPLVQAPEQASHHRFELALQESKKDASECTVCGQVILAGSPFWKCKECKDVTHRKCRANVQGYCGTTPTAPSADDLSSIPSVSSVNLDQVETASEAGSSEYIGTLVYSSDGSEDQAVKKDIEVNCAFEVAEQQILLLGCNTGLYAYHLESQRLVHITGIESVYCMSISTRLAKAIMVGTVGEKMYQCDYRQLESRCQSSSACHKPVLETSAIELPFANRTPSEKWKLVLISNETENALDSVAIAATSTRIVILKYDLKLHMFKPVRALDTATPVSSIFFTRHSAIVTSDKFYEIDLDNFAAEEFVDLADKSMQNTAKCQPITVVRISRQEYLLCFAECGVFVDEFGCRSRPCDLNWVYAPTGFVYREPFLFVAHYQSVQIIRLHRSFSKELANGDNTSESSESSELQRVYLPHYMSTLLANSGDINLYAIAIDQRPCNGSQKIYHLDTLQAFKKKFNVSMETLSSVATSVTLGSIMTGDSV, from the exons atgCCGCCACAGTTGGATCCCATAAGCGTGCGCACTGCGCGCTTAAATAACATAATCCTGGGAAAAGGAGTAGGCGTCAGTGCGAAGCCCGCCACTGGAGCCTCTTCACGAAGGAGCATTGTGCCAGTGAGCACGACCAGCGCAGCTTTAGCAGAGACTGTATGCCGGGAAGGACTTTTGGACGCCTTTTGTTTGCTGTACAATGAATGCGACAAGGACTCGCTGAAAAAACGCGATCGCAACATTGCCGAGTTTGTCAACAAAT TTCGACCCATCGTGGAGGAGACTCGAAAACTGCGAGTAAATGCAGATGATTTTCTTATCAAAGCACTTATTGGTCAGGGATACTTTGGCAATGTCCActtggtggtggagcgacaaACCAATGACATTTATGCCATGAAGAAGATCAAGAAGTCGGTGGTGACCACATCGCAGGTCAAGGAGGAGCGGGATATCATGTCCACACGCCACTCAGAGTGGCTTATTAACCTCCAGTATGCTTTTCAA GACAATGATAACTTGTACTTGATCATGGAATACATGCCGGGTGGGGATCTGCTAAGTCTCATGTCTCGTCATGGTCCTTTCGACGAGGACTTGGCCCGCTTCTATCTGGCAGAACTCACTGTGGCTCTTCACACACTCCACGAAATGGGCTATGTTCATCGGGACATTAAACCAGAGAACATCTTGATTGACCGCTTTGGACACATCAAGCTAGCTGATTTTGGTAATGCAGCTGCTCTGGATCGAGATGGTCATGTGCTTAGCTTGTCGCCAGTTGGCACTCCTGATTATATAGCTCCGGAGCTACTGCAAACCATATCCACCTACAAACTATCAAAATCGATGCACGATGTGAGTAGAACT GTCAGCTGCGATTACTGGTCTATGGGGATTATTGGATACGAGCTCATCTGCGAGACTACGCCCTTCCATGAGGAGAATGTACATGAGACATATTCCAAGATCCTTTCACACTGTGAGGAGAGTCATCTAAAAGAACTGATCAGTTTCCCTAGCGATCTGAAGGTTTCCCATAACTACAGAAATCTTATAGAGTCGCTAGTGACGAATCCATCAAGACGTTTGTCCTACGAACGTATAAAGAAGCATCCTTTCTTTGATGAGATACAGTGGGGTTCGATACGCTCTCAGGTGCCACCTATTATCCCGACCATTAAATCAGACGACGATACGTCCAACTTCGAGGACGGTACTCGGCACAAGTCTCGTAGAGATCCGGGAGTGGCTAAAAAGTCATTGACGACCAACATGAAATCGCATGATTTTAGTGGCAAGGACCTCCCCTTTATTGGATACAGTTTTGTGCACATGGAGAAGTCGGCTCTAACCGGGTCCTCTGATGAAAAACTGCAAGAAAAGCTGAAAGAGCTGCAGCATAAACTTAAGACCAGAGAGAACGAAATCTCCATGCTTAAACAAGATCTCATGCGAGCCCAACAGTCATTGAAGAAAACCGATAACAAGTCCCAAGTGGTGGTCGAcgccaaaatggaaataaaaaagCTGCAgcaaattattaaagaaaagaCAATGGAGTTGGCCAACTGCAAGACCCAAATAAAGACACTCCAAAGCTCTGCCAAAATTGACGAGGAAATGTGGTCCAAGAAGGAAGCCACCATTACAGATCTGTTGCGACTAAATCGACAGAAATACGAAGAAGCCAAGATAGCTTCCGAGCAACGCTATGAGAAACAATTGGCCGATAAAAAGCAAGAACTTGCCTCCACGTTGGAGAAGTTGGATGCTCGCGAAATGGAGTTCAACTTCAAGAGCGAAGAATGCAAGCATTTGTCGGACAAATTACAAAACTACAAGGACATGTTGAAGCAGCTAAAGGAACAGAATCTTCGAAACGAAGCCAACAATGAGGAACAGAAACGCCAGATGGCAGAATCGTACGAACAGAAACTTACCGACCTTCGAAAAAAGGTTCGTGACTCCCAAGACACTCATCGCCGTATGACAATGGAGATTAAAGAAATTCGTACCGAACTGGATGAGTCTCTCTGTTCTAGTAAGTCCACACAAGAAGCTAAAATGGCCACAGAACGAAATATTGAAGAAATATTAAAGCGACTGAACCAGGAGATTGCCTCCAACAATGACCTTCATGCGGAGAAGGTCAAGTTGGAAACAAAACTGCAGCTGAGGGAAAATGAAACACAAGAGGCTAGGGCTGAGTGCCAACGTCTCGAGAGGGAATTGCAG CTTGTTGAATGTCGTTGCCAGTTGGCTGAGTCTTCACTTGCTTCTCATGCATCTCCCTATGAAACTGCCCCTGGATCTTTAACCGAACTAAACGCCATTGAAGACCAGCTGCGCGCCGATTTGGTGGCCGCCAAAGAGGGTGAAACCCATCAGAAGGGACGTGCCGATCAGCTCCAAGCTCTGGTGACCAAGCTGGAGCAGATGCTGGAGCGTTTCAACGAGCAGAGCCTTTCGCCAACTAAAGGCCACTCCACTCGAAAGCCGGGAACAGAAACCGTTGGGGACATTCTGGAGCGGCAGAACGAAAAACTGGAAGACAAGCTGGCGGCCGTGCGGGAGCAGATGATCGTGGAGCGCCAAGCCGCTCGGACCGCCAATCTATCGCTTTGGAAAGTAGAGAAGCAACTCGAAGAAGCTCTTTCCGAGAAGAAGATGCTCGCTCGACGCATGGAACTCACTGAAGATCGGATTAAAAAGGCTCAAAATGCCAACGAGGAATCGCAGCGGATGTTGAAAACAGCGCAGGAGGAGACCCGCCAGAGGGATTCGAAGATCGAGGAGTTGAAACAGGAGCTGGCAGCTGCGAAGCGTGAGGTTCTCAAGGAGCACCGGCAGTGGGAAAAGGCCGAGCAGGAGCGCATGAAGTGCAAATCGGAGATAATCGAGCACTTGGCCAACGTCCACAAACTGGAGCAGCAGGAAACGGAGCTCAAGcagaaattgaaacaaatCCAAACTAGATTTGATGGCGTCACTTTGGAAAATAAGAGCATTCAGAGGGAACTACAAGAGGAGCGTTCCCGAAGCTTGGCAACCAATGACACCACCTTGGCTCTGCAAAAGGAACTTAAGCAGCTCAAGGATAACTTCCAGCGACTGAAGTATGCCTGCAGCATTACCGATAACCAACTGACCGAGGTGGAAACCATGCTCAAGTCTGAGCAGGAACGTAACAAGTCCCAGAAATCTCAACTGGATGCAGTGCACCTGAAGTTGAGAGAAAGGAATGACCAACTAACCGAACTTCGCAAGGAACTATCGGCAATCGAGTCGGAGAAGCGTCTGTCGGAGCAGCGGGCCCAAGTGCTCGCATCGGAAATCGAAGAGCTTAGGGAGAACCTCAAGGATCAGCAGAAGAGGATGATTGCTCAACAGGACCAGTTGGTGGAGCAAACGAATGCCTTGTTTGCAACTCAGGAGCGAGCTGAGCTGCTGGATGGTCAGAATGCCAATTACCAGGTTCAGAGCGCGGACTCTGAGCGAGAACTGATCAGCCTCAAGGAAGAGAATGCGCGGATCCTGAGCGAGCTCTTCCACAGGAAGGAGGAGGTGGCTATCCTCCAGGCGCAAATCAGAGATCTAGAGGCCGCTCAATCTGATCTGAATGCGGAGATCGATTCCCTGCAGGATACACTGGCCGAAAAGGAGCAGTTCTATGTCCAGAGGGACATCAAATCCATGGCTACTCTGGCTCAGCACAAGAAACTGATTGACTATCTCCAG cTCAAAGTGGAAGATTTGTCgtcgaagaaaaagaaaacgcTGGCGGACAAACTGTTCGGCTCCAGTCACACCAATAAGGAGAACGTATCACCCAATGATGTGGAGTCCTCTATTCTCTATCGTGCCCTAAAGGAGGAGTTGAAACGGGAACAGAAAGTATCTAGCATGCTGAAGGAGCAAGTGGCACAGTTGAATG GAACCGCCACCTTACGTTCACCACGGAAATCCACGATGGTCAACGAAGACTCAGATGCCCCCAAGCAGAGGCCAGTTAGTATAGCGGCTGTGCCACGTTCCCCACAAAAGGATAAGGCCACCTTGAAGCGCACCAAAAGTCAGGTTGAGCTGAAGACATCGGAGAAACCTTTGGTTCAAGCTCCTGAACAGGCATCGCACCATCGCTTCGAGCTGGCGCTGCAGGAATCCAAGAAGGACGCATCGGAGTGCACAGTATGTGGCCAGGTCATCCTCGCTGGCTCACCGTTCTGGAAATGCAAAGAATGCAAGGACGTGACTCACCGCAAGTGTCGAGCCAATGTCCAGGGATATTGTGGAACCACTCCAACTGCTCCATCAGCCGATGATCTGAGTAGTATTCCATCTGTTTCGAGTGTGAATTTAGATCAGGTCGAGACCGCAAGTGAAGCAGGATCTAGCGAATACATTGGAACTCTGGTGTACAGCTCAGACGGATCGGAGGATCAGGCCGTCAAAAAGGATATCGAAGTAAACTGTGCTTTTGAGGTGGCCGAACAGCAAATTCTTCTGTTGGGCTGCAATACTGGACTGTATGCTTATCATTTGGAGTCTCAGAGATTGGTGCACATCACCGGCATCGAATCGGTGTACTGCATGTCAATCTCGACACGATTGGCCAAAGCGATCATGGTGGGAACGGTTGGAGAAAAGATGTACCAGTGCGACTACCGGCAGCTGGAATCGCGCTGCCAGAGTTCCAGCGCCTGCCACAAGCCTGTGCTGGAGACCTCTGCCATCGAACTGCCATTTGCCAATCGAACTCCTTCGGAAAAATGGAAACTAGTGCTGATTTCCAACGAGACGGAGAACGCATTGGATTCGGTGGCTATAGCTGCTACCTCCACCCGGATTGTAATCCTCAAATACGACCTCAAGCTGCATATGTTCAAGCCTGTTCGAGCACTGGACACTGCCACTCCGGTTAGCTCAATATTCTTCACCCGACACTCGGCTATTGTTACTTCCGATAAGTTCTACGAAATTGATTTGGACAACTTTGCGGCCGAGGAGTTTGTGGATCTAGCTGATAAGTCCATGCAGAACACGGCCAAGTGTCAGCCCATCACAGTTGTGCGGATTTCCCGGCAAGAGTATCTGCTTTGCTTTGCAGAGTGCGGCGTTTTTGTGGACGAGTTTGGCTGCCGTTCGAGGCCCTGCGATCTTAATTGGGTGTATGCCCCTACGGGTTTTGTTTACCGGGAGCCGTTCCTATTCGTCGCCCACTACCAGAGCGTGCAGATCATCCGCTTACACCGATCATTCAGCAAGGAGTTGGCCAACGGAGACAATACCTCGGAGTCCTCAGAATCTTCCGAGTTGCAACGAGTTTACTTGCCACACTACATGTCCACTCTGCTGGCGAATAGTGGAGACATAAATCTCTATGCCATTGCAATCGATCAAAGGCCGTGCAATGGCTCGCAGAAGATCTATCACCTGGATACCCTGCAGGCGTTTAAGAAAAAGTTTAATGTCTCCATGGAGACCTTGTCGTCCGTGGCCACATCCGTGACTCTGGGATCCATTATGACAGGTGATAGTGTATAG
- the sti gene encoding citron Rho-interacting kinase isoform X2 produces MPPQLDPISVRTARLNNIILGKGVGVSAKPATGASSRRSIVPVSTTSAALAETVCREGLLDAFCLLYNECDKDSLKKRDRNIAEFVNKFRPIVEETRKLRVNADDFLIKALIGQGYFGNVHLVVERQTNDIYAMKKIKKSVVTTSQVKEERDIMSTRHSEWLINLQYAFQDNDNLYLIMEYMPGGDLLSLMSRHGPFDEDLARFYLAELTVALHTLHEMGYVHRDIKPENILIDRFGHIKLADFGNAAALDRDGHVLSLSPVGTPDYIAPELLQTISTYKLSKSMHDVSCDYWSMGIIGYELICETTPFHEENVHETYSKILSHCEESHLKELISFPSDLKVSHNYRNLIESLVTNPSRRLSYERIKKHPFFDEIQWGSIRSQVPPIIPTIKSDDDTSNFEDGTRHKSRRDPGVAKKSLTTNMKSHDFSGKDLPFIGYSFVHMEKSALTGSSDEKLQEKLKELQHKLKTRENEISMLKQDLMRAQQSLKKTDNKSQVVVDAKMEIKKLQQIIKEKTMELANCKTQIKTLQSSAKIDEEMWSKKEATITDLLRLNRQKYEEAKIASEQRYEKQLADKKQELASTLEKLDAREMEFNFKSEECKHLSDKLQNYKDMLKQLKEQNLRNEANNEEQKRQMAESYEQKLTDLRKKVRDSQDTHRRMTMEIKEIRTELDESLCSSKSTQEAKMATERNIEEILKRLNQEIASNNDLHAEKVKLETKLQLRENETQEARAECQRLERELQLVECRCQLAESSLASHASPYETAPGSLTELNAIEDQLRADLVAAKEGETHQKGRADQLQALVTKLEQMLERFNEQSLSPTKGHSTRKPGTETVGDILERQNEKLEDKLAAVREQMIVERQAARTANLSLWKVEKQLEEALSEKKMLARRMELTEDRIKKAQNANEESQRMLKTAQEETRQRDSKIEELKQELAAAKREVLKEHRQWEKAEQERMKCKSEIIEHLANVHKLEQQETELKQKLKQIQTRFDGVTLENKSIQRELQEERSRSLATNDTTLALQKELKQLKDNFQRLKYACSITDNQLTEVETMLKSEQERNKSQKSQLDAVHLKLRERNDQLTELRKELSAIESEKRLSEQRAQVLASEIEELRENLKDQQKRMIAQQDQLVEQTNALFATQERAELLDGQNANYQVQSADSERELISLKEENARILSELFHRKEEVAILQAQIRDLEAAQSDLNAEIDSLQDTLAEKEQFYVQRDIKSMATLAQHKKLIDYLQLKVEDLSSKKKKTLADKLFGSSHTNKENVSPNDVESSILYRALKEELKREQKVSSMLKEQVAQLNGTATLRSPRKSTMVNEDSDAPKQRPVSIAAVPRSPQKDKATLKRTKSQVELKTSEKPLVQAPEQASHHRFELALQESKKDASECTVCGQVILAGSPFWKCKECKDVTHRKCRANVQGYCGTTPTAPSADDLSSIPSVSSVNLDQVETASEAGSSEYIGTLVYSSDGSEDQAVKKDIEVNCAFEVAEQQILLLGCNTGLYAYHLESQRLVHITGIESVYCMSISTRLAKAIMVGTVGEKMYQCDYRQLESRCQSSSACHKPVLETSAIELPFANRTPSEKWKLVLISNETENALDSVAIAATSTRIVILKYDLKLHMFKPVRALDTATPVSSIFFTRHSAIVTSDKFYEIDLDNFAAEEFVDLADKSMQNTAKCQPITVVRISRQEYLLCFAECGVFVDEFGCRSRPCDLNWVYAPTGFVYREPFLFVAHYQSVQIIRLHRSFSKELANGDNTSESSESSELQRVYLPHYMSTLLANSGDINLYAIAIDQRPCNGSQKIYHLDTLQAFKKKFNVSMETLSSVATSVTLGSIMTGDSV; encoded by the exons atgCCGCCACAGTTGGATCCCATAAGCGTGCGCACTGCGCGCTTAAATAACATAATCCTGGGAAAAGGAGTAGGCGTCAGTGCGAAGCCCGCCACTGGAGCCTCTTCACGAAGGAGCATTGTGCCAGTGAGCACGACCAGCGCAGCTTTAGCAGAGACTGTATGCCGGGAAGGACTTTTGGACGCCTTTTGTTTGCTGTACAATGAATGCGACAAGGACTCGCTGAAAAAACGCGATCGCAACATTGCCGAGTTTGTCAACAAAT TTCGACCCATCGTGGAGGAGACTCGAAAACTGCGAGTAAATGCAGATGATTTTCTTATCAAAGCACTTATTGGTCAGGGATACTTTGGCAATGTCCActtggtggtggagcgacaaACCAATGACATTTATGCCATGAAGAAGATCAAGAAGTCGGTGGTGACCACATCGCAGGTCAAGGAGGAGCGGGATATCATGTCCACACGCCACTCAGAGTGGCTTATTAACCTCCAGTATGCTTTTCAA GACAATGATAACTTGTACTTGATCATGGAATACATGCCGGGTGGGGATCTGCTAAGTCTCATGTCTCGTCATGGTCCTTTCGACGAGGACTTGGCCCGCTTCTATCTGGCAGAACTCACTGTGGCTCTTCACACACTCCACGAAATGGGCTATGTTCATCGGGACATTAAACCAGAGAACATCTTGATTGACCGCTTTGGACACATCAAGCTAGCTGATTTTGGTAATGCAGCTGCTCTGGATCGAGATGGTCATGTGCTTAGCTTGTCGCCAGTTGGCACTCCTGATTATATAGCTCCGGAGCTACTGCAAACCATATCCACCTACAAACTATCAAAATCGATGCACGAT GTCAGCTGCGATTACTGGTCTATGGGGATTATTGGATACGAGCTCATCTGCGAGACTACGCCCTTCCATGAGGAGAATGTACATGAGACATATTCCAAGATCCTTTCACACTGTGAGGAGAGTCATCTAAAAGAACTGATCAGTTTCCCTAGCGATCTGAAGGTTTCCCATAACTACAGAAATCTTATAGAGTCGCTAGTGACGAATCCATCAAGACGTTTGTCCTACGAACGTATAAAGAAGCATCCTTTCTTTGATGAGATACAGTGGGGTTCGATACGCTCTCAGGTGCCACCTATTATCCCGACCATTAAATCAGACGACGATACGTCCAACTTCGAGGACGGTACTCGGCACAAGTCTCGTAGAGATCCGGGAGTGGCTAAAAAGTCATTGACGACCAACATGAAATCGCATGATTTTAGTGGCAAGGACCTCCCCTTTATTGGATACAGTTTTGTGCACATGGAGAAGTCGGCTCTAACCGGGTCCTCTGATGAAAAACTGCAAGAAAAGCTGAAAGAGCTGCAGCATAAACTTAAGACCAGAGAGAACGAAATCTCCATGCTTAAACAAGATCTCATGCGAGCCCAACAGTCATTGAAGAAAACCGATAACAAGTCCCAAGTGGTGGTCGAcgccaaaatggaaataaaaaagCTGCAgcaaattattaaagaaaagaCAATGGAGTTGGCCAACTGCAAGACCCAAATAAAGACACTCCAAAGCTCTGCCAAAATTGACGAGGAAATGTGGTCCAAGAAGGAAGCCACCATTACAGATCTGTTGCGACTAAATCGACAGAAATACGAAGAAGCCAAGATAGCTTCCGAGCAACGCTATGAGAAACAATTGGCCGATAAAAAGCAAGAACTTGCCTCCACGTTGGAGAAGTTGGATGCTCGCGAAATGGAGTTCAACTTCAAGAGCGAAGAATGCAAGCATTTGTCGGACAAATTACAAAACTACAAGGACATGTTGAAGCAGCTAAAGGAACAGAATCTTCGAAACGAAGCCAACAATGAGGAACAGAAACGCCAGATGGCAGAATCGTACGAACAGAAACTTACCGACCTTCGAAAAAAGGTTCGTGACTCCCAAGACACTCATCGCCGTATGACAATGGAGATTAAAGAAATTCGTACCGAACTGGATGAGTCTCTCTGTTCTAGTAAGTCCACACAAGAAGCTAAAATGGCCACAGAACGAAATATTGAAGAAATATTAAAGCGACTGAACCAGGAGATTGCCTCCAACAATGACCTTCATGCGGAGAAGGTCAAGTTGGAAACAAAACTGCAGCTGAGGGAAAATGAAACACAAGAGGCTAGGGCTGAGTGCCAACGTCTCGAGAGGGAATTGCAG CTTGTTGAATGTCGTTGCCAGTTGGCTGAGTCTTCACTTGCTTCTCATGCATCTCCCTATGAAACTGCCCCTGGATCTTTAACCGAACTAAACGCCATTGAAGACCAGCTGCGCGCCGATTTGGTGGCCGCCAAAGAGGGTGAAACCCATCAGAAGGGACGTGCCGATCAGCTCCAAGCTCTGGTGACCAAGCTGGAGCAGATGCTGGAGCGTTTCAACGAGCAGAGCCTTTCGCCAACTAAAGGCCACTCCACTCGAAAGCCGGGAACAGAAACCGTTGGGGACATTCTGGAGCGGCAGAACGAAAAACTGGAAGACAAGCTGGCGGCCGTGCGGGAGCAGATGATCGTGGAGCGCCAAGCCGCTCGGACCGCCAATCTATCGCTTTGGAAAGTAGAGAAGCAACTCGAAGAAGCTCTTTCCGAGAAGAAGATGCTCGCTCGACGCATGGAACTCACTGAAGATCGGATTAAAAAGGCTCAAAATGCCAACGAGGAATCGCAGCGGATGTTGAAAACAGCGCAGGAGGAGACCCGCCAGAGGGATTCGAAGATCGAGGAGTTGAAACAGGAGCTGGCAGCTGCGAAGCGTGAGGTTCTCAAGGAGCACCGGCAGTGGGAAAAGGCCGAGCAGGAGCGCATGAAGTGCAAATCGGAGATAATCGAGCACTTGGCCAACGTCCACAAACTGGAGCAGCAGGAAACGGAGCTCAAGcagaaattgaaacaaatCCAAACTAGATTTGATGGCGTCACTTTGGAAAATAAGAGCATTCAGAGGGAACTACAAGAGGAGCGTTCCCGAAGCTTGGCAACCAATGACACCACCTTGGCTCTGCAAAAGGAACTTAAGCAGCTCAAGGATAACTTCCAGCGACTGAAGTATGCCTGCAGCATTACCGATAACCAACTGACCGAGGTGGAAACCATGCTCAAGTCTGAGCAGGAACGTAACAAGTCCCAGAAATCTCAACTGGATGCAGTGCACCTGAAGTTGAGAGAAAGGAATGACCAACTAACCGAACTTCGCAAGGAACTATCGGCAATCGAGTCGGAGAAGCGTCTGTCGGAGCAGCGGGCCCAAGTGCTCGCATCGGAAATCGAAGAGCTTAGGGAGAACCTCAAGGATCAGCAGAAGAGGATGATTGCTCAACAGGACCAGTTGGTGGAGCAAACGAATGCCTTGTTTGCAACTCAGGAGCGAGCTGAGCTGCTGGATGGTCAGAATGCCAATTACCAGGTTCAGAGCGCGGACTCTGAGCGAGAACTGATCAGCCTCAAGGAAGAGAATGCGCGGATCCTGAGCGAGCTCTTCCACAGGAAGGAGGAGGTGGCTATCCTCCAGGCGCAAATCAGAGATCTAGAGGCCGCTCAATCTGATCTGAATGCGGAGATCGATTCCCTGCAGGATACACTGGCCGAAAAGGAGCAGTTCTATGTCCAGAGGGACATCAAATCCATGGCTACTCTGGCTCAGCACAAGAAACTGATTGACTATCTCCAG cTCAAAGTGGAAGATTTGTCgtcgaagaaaaagaaaacgcTGGCGGACAAACTGTTCGGCTCCAGTCACACCAATAAGGAGAACGTATCACCCAATGATGTGGAGTCCTCTATTCTCTATCGTGCCCTAAAGGAGGAGTTGAAACGGGAACAGAAAGTATCTAGCATGCTGAAGGAGCAAGTGGCACAGTTGAATG GAACCGCCACCTTACGTTCACCACGGAAATCCACGATGGTCAACGAAGACTCAGATGCCCCCAAGCAGAGGCCAGTTAGTATAGCGGCTGTGCCACGTTCCCCACAAAAGGATAAGGCCACCTTGAAGCGCACCAAAAGTCAGGTTGAGCTGAAGACATCGGAGAAACCTTTGGTTCAAGCTCCTGAACAGGCATCGCACCATCGCTTCGAGCTGGCGCTGCAGGAATCCAAGAAGGACGCATCGGAGTGCACAGTATGTGGCCAGGTCATCCTCGCTGGCTCACCGTTCTGGAAATGCAAAGAATGCAAGGACGTGACTCACCGCAAGTGTCGAGCCAATGTCCAGGGATATTGTGGAACCACTCCAACTGCTCCATCAGCCGATGATCTGAGTAGTATTCCATCTGTTTCGAGTGTGAATTTAGATCAGGTCGAGACCGCAAGTGAAGCAGGATCTAGCGAATACATTGGAACTCTGGTGTACAGCTCAGACGGATCGGAGGATCAGGCCGTCAAAAAGGATATCGAAGTAAACTGTGCTTTTGAGGTGGCCGAACAGCAAATTCTTCTGTTGGGCTGCAATACTGGACTGTATGCTTATCATTTGGAGTCTCAGAGATTGGTGCACATCACCGGCATCGAATCGGTGTACTGCATGTCAATCTCGACACGATTGGCCAAAGCGATCATGGTGGGAACGGTTGGAGAAAAGATGTACCAGTGCGACTACCGGCAGCTGGAATCGCGCTGCCAGAGTTCCAGCGCCTGCCACAAGCCTGTGCTGGAGACCTCTGCCATCGAACTGCCATTTGCCAATCGAACTCCTTCGGAAAAATGGAAACTAGTGCTGATTTCCAACGAGACGGAGAACGCATTGGATTCGGTGGCTATAGCTGCTACCTCCACCCGGATTGTAATCCTCAAATACGACCTCAAGCTGCATATGTTCAAGCCTGTTCGAGCACTGGACACTGCCACTCCGGTTAGCTCAATATTCTTCACCCGACACTCGGCTATTGTTACTTCCGATAAGTTCTACGAAATTGATTTGGACAACTTTGCGGCCGAGGAGTTTGTGGATCTAGCTGATAAGTCCATGCAGAACACGGCCAAGTGTCAGCCCATCACAGTTGTGCGGATTTCCCGGCAAGAGTATCTGCTTTGCTTTGCAGAGTGCGGCGTTTTTGTGGACGAGTTTGGCTGCCGTTCGAGGCCCTGCGATCTTAATTGGGTGTATGCCCCTACGGGTTTTGTTTACCGGGAGCCGTTCCTATTCGTCGCCCACTACCAGAGCGTGCAGATCATCCGCTTACACCGATCATTCAGCAAGGAGTTGGCCAACGGAGACAATACCTCGGAGTCCTCAGAATCTTCCGAGTTGCAACGAGTTTACTTGCCACACTACATGTCCACTCTGCTGGCGAATAGTGGAGACATAAATCTCTATGCCATTGCAATCGATCAAAGGCCGTGCAATGGCTCGCAGAAGATCTATCACCTGGATACCCTGCAGGCGTTTAAGAAAAAGTTTAATGTCTCCATGGAGACCTTGTCGTCCGTGGCCACATCCGTGACTCTGGGATCCATTATGACAGGTGATAGTGTATAG